A single window of Oreochromis aureus strain Israel breed Guangdong linkage group 7, ZZ_aureus, whole genome shotgun sequence DNA harbors:
- the pdzph1 gene encoding uncharacterized protein pdzph1 encodes MEGAEVGPDTSLGKPFVFKCHPQSGFRVYFFCATSNQEMKRWLEAMGKATHTITQNHVWVDVTKHNSNLPPLAVKNPDCLGLLHKMDKSKDSWVQHYCILKDGCLYLYSGIRATHAQGGIYLQGYMVREQSYGAKNSIIELKPPSDEFRTFYLCAENANENKRWIIAIKASIKKWLPLHQALQHYMNGPPEETRM; translated from the exons ATGGAAGGGGCTGAGGTGGGACCAGACACTTCACTTGGAAAACCATTTGTGTTTAAGTGTCACCCTCAGTCTGGTTTTCGAGTTTACTTCTTCTGTGCCACTTCCAACCAGGAAATGAAAAG ATGGCTGGAAGCTATGGGGAAAGCGACTCATACCATTACACAA AACCATGTTTGGGTGGATGTCACTAAACACAACTCGAATCTGCCCCCGCTGGCTGTAAAAAATCCGGACTGTCTAGGATTGCTTCATAAAATGGATAAAAGCAAGGATTCCTGGGTACAGCACTACTGCATTCTGAAGGATGGGTGCCTCTACTTGTACAGTGGCATCCGTGCAACCCACGCACAAG GTGGCATCTACCTTCAGGGTTACATGGTGCGAGAGCAGTCTTATGGAGCCAAGAATTCAATCATTGAGCTGAAACCTCCATCTGATGAATTCAGAACTTTCTACCTGTGTGCTGAAAACGCTAATGAAAATAAACG ATGGATTATAGCTATCAAAGCTTCAATAAAGAAGTGGCTGCCTTTACACCAGGCACTTCAGCACTACATGAATGGACCACCAGAAGAGACCAGAATGTGA